In Bosea sp. Tri-49, a genomic segment contains:
- a CDS encoding DUF6894 family protein, with the protein MPKFTITTDGGEGPERSDEALEFADTKAVIDDAQIALVEMAREKLPNGKHADFEVKVEDETGRVIYVAEMHFKARTEENVANAAAEIDDVASHLAGGPRD; encoded by the coding sequence ATGCCTAAGTTCACGATCACGACGGACGGCGGCGAAGGCCCCGAGCGATCCGATGAGGCCTTGGAATTCGCCGATACCAAAGCGGTGATCGACGACGCGCAGATCGCGCTGGTCGAAATGGCCCGCGAAAAGCTGCCAAACGGAAAACACGCCGACTTCGAAGTTAAGGTCGAGGACGAGACGGGGCGGGTAATCTACGTCGCAGAGATGCATTTCAAGGCAAGGACCGAGGAGAACGTCGCCAACGCGGCAGCGGAAATCGACGATGTGGCGTCGCATCTCGCAGGCGGGCCACGGGATTAA
- a CDS encoding YciE/YciF ferroxidase family protein, with protein sequence MASEPKALDDMFHDMLKDVYYAEKQILKALPKMAKAANSAELKKAFETHRTETEGHVERLSDVFEVIGKAPRGKTCDAILGILEEGKAVMEDYADSPALDAGLVASAQAVEHYEMTRYGTLRSWAQQLGHKDAVTLLDATLAEETKTDELLTKISKSTNSAAVATAKAA encoded by the coding sequence ATGGCCAGCGAACCCAAAGCTCTCGACGACATGTTTCACGACATGCTCAAGGACGTTTATTATGCCGAAAAACAGATTCTGAAGGCTCTGCCCAAAATGGCGAAGGCGGCCAATTCGGCCGAGCTCAAGAAGGCTTTCGAGACCCATCGCACTGAGACGGAAGGTCATGTCGAGCGTCTCAGCGACGTCTTCGAGGTGATCGGCAAGGCGCCCCGCGGCAAGACCTGCGACGCGATCCTCGGCATTCTCGAGGAAGGCAAGGCGGTCATGGAGGACTACGCCGATAGTCCGGCACTCGATGCCGGGCTGGTAGCGTCCGCTCAGGCGGTCGAGCACTATGAGATGACCCGCTACGGCACGCTCAGGTCCTGGGCTCAACAGCTCGGCCACAAGGACGCGGTCACGCTGCTCGACGCTACGCTCGCCGAAGAGACCAAGACGGACGAGCTGCTGACGAAGATCAGCAAGTCGACGAACTCAGCGGCAGTCGCCACCGCGAAGGCGGCCTGA